From one Lotus japonicus ecotype B-129 chromosome 3, LjGifu_v1.2 genomic stretch:
- the LOC130745843 gene encoding uncharacterized protein LOC130745843, with protein sequence MKFPFSAFALWFVCDLLMVIVVANSHFPEGMSQFDRNSHVTYSYDRIGEVQKQCASVLSASSELRSEYGGVTGMKGELSFVNGDWMQDEGKFPIMPFDARKSPAFVSEDHTPLKLASFWVTDVDHAHRLKKLVPVNGFMVVGITKDGNFEDNVNSFDGNPDFRLWPGHSQLSISFQGVYTESKKNGGERVLCLLGSTMLPTREADPANPWEWMKTPGEIPLSEDDQILLVLRYPLTFTLTNRTISGELRSLNRESNSKHFDVVHISSQLGKLAKYTFGSQHMVSKACSPYPYKDNLTNEFISAYKGARFCEILEEITREKPFSVVPNWRCNGTDDFCSKLGPSLSDKEIKSTDGGFQDVKLYMQDIICAQAASNSNSGSSARVSSVFRAVSPSENQYTAAKRSGPNNLSLATEGIWKSSSGQLCMVGCLGFVDAKGSNCNTRICLYIPTTFSMKQRSIILGTLSPINNSSSFFPLSFEQLVLPAELWNYFRFTHPNYSYSKIDLAGTVLEKNEPFTFRTVIKKSLLTFPKLEDSEAFQDSLSLLSEDLTFHVPGFPDPMPNVLAPRVDIQMEILSIGPLFGRYWYAQNGSNGEQEAPYHANAAEYTEKQLLLNVSAQLSLTGKGYNNYSVLYLEGLYDPHVGKMYLIGCRDVRASWKVLYQSYDLEAGMDCLIEVVVAYPPTTARWLVNPTATISIESQRTDDDTLKFNTIKLQTFPIIYRKQREDVLSERGVEGILRILTLSLAVGCILSQLFYIKQNVDSLPYISLVVLGVQALGYSIPLVTGAEALFKKMVSESNGVSSGELDSKWFHVIDYTVKLLLIVSLLLTLRLFQKVWKSRIRLQTRTTHEPLCVPSDKWVFLCTFTVHLVGFVLVLLIHSTKTSPTSVRTKAFGTERENSHSAPDWATELEEYSGLVQDFFLFPQVIGNLIWHINCKPLRKLYFVGISFVRLLPHAYDYIRAPVPNPYFSEDSEFVNPSFDFYSKFGDIAIPMIAIILALMVYAQQRWSYEKLSQILTFGQYKLLPTFRYERLPSNSVETELVPGINGGAANEKEQVDVE encoded by the coding sequence ATGAAGtttcctttttcagcttttgcTCTTTGGTTTGTTTGTGACCTGTTGATGGTCATTGTTGTTGCAAATTCACATTTTCCGGAGGGGATGAGTCAATTTGATAGAAACTCTCATGTAACGTATAGCTATGACCGAATCGGTGAGGTTCAGAAACAATGTGCTTCTGTCTTAtctgcttcatctgaattgaGATCTGAGTATGGTGGGGTTACTGGTATGAAGGGAGAGCTTTCTTTTGTGAATGGGGATTGGATGCAGGATGAGGGTAAGTTTCCCATAATGCCGTTTGATGCTCGGAAATCTCCAGCGTTCGTGTCTGAAGATCATACTCCATTGAAGTTGGCATCTTTTTGGGTAACCGATGTTGATCATGCCCATCGATTGAAGAAGTTGGTCCCGGTCAATGGTTTCATGGTGGTGGGAATCACTAAAGATGGTAATTTTGAGGATAATGTCAATTCATTTGATGGGAATCCTGATTTTCGGTTATGGCCTGGCCATTCTCAGCTTTCAATTTCCTTTCAAGGGGTTTACACTGAATCGAAGAAAAATGGCGGGGAAAGGGTGTTGTGTTTGCTAGGGAGCACAATGCTCCCAACTCGAGAGGCTGATCCTGCCAATCCGTGGGAATGGATGAAGACTCCTGGTGAGATACCTCTGTCGGAAGATGATCAAATTCTTCTAGTTCTTCGTTATCCCTTGACATTCACATTGACAAATAGGACAATCAGTGGAGAGTTAAGGAGTTTGAACCGTGAATCAAATTCTAAACACTTTGATGTGGTTCACATCTCGTCGCAGTTAGGCAAGTTAGCAAAGTACACATTTGGCTCACAACATATGGTATCCAAAGCATGCAGTCCATACCCATATAAAGATAACCTGACGAATGAGTTCATTAGTGCCTACAAAGGGGCAAGGTTTTGTGAAATTCTTGAAGAAATTACTAGAGAGAAACCTTTTTCTGTTGTGCCAAACTGGAGATGCAATGGCACAGATGATTTCTGCAGTAAATTAGGACCTTCTTTGTCTGACAAGGAAATCAAATCAACAGATGGAGGCTTTCAAGATGTTAAACTTTACATGCAGGATATTATCTGCGCCCAAGCAGCTAGTAATAGTAATTCTGGTTCTTCTGCCAGGGTATCTTCTGTTTTTAGAGCAGTTTCTCCATCAGAGAATCAGTACACTGCAGCAAAGAGATCCGGGCCCAATAACCTGTCGCTTGCCACCGAAGGGATCTGGAAATCTTCTAGTGGGCAGCTTTGCATGGTTGGTTGCCTTGGCTTTGTTGATGCCAAAGGGAGTAACTGTAATACACGGATTTGTTTGTATATACCTACTACTTTTTCCATGAAGCAACGCAGTATTATTTTGGGAACTTTGTCTCCCATTAATAACAGTAGTTCCTTCTTTCCTCTATCATTTGAGCAGCTTGTTCTACCTGCAGAGCTCTGGAATTATTTCAGGTTCACTCATCCAAATTACAGTTACTCGAAAATTGACTTGGCTGGCACTGTCCTGGAAAAAAATGAGCCCTTCACTTTCAGGACTGTCATCAAGAAATCATTGCTAACATTCCCCAAACTTGAAGATAGTGAAGCATTCCAAGATAGTCTGTCCCTTCTTTCAGAAGATCTCACTTTTCACGTCCCAGGTTTTCCTGATCCTATGCCTAATGTTCTGGCCCCCAGAGTTGACATTCAGATGGAGATTCTCTCCATTGGTCCCTTGTTTGGCCGCTATTGGTATGCTCAAAATGGTTCGAATGGGGAACAGGAAGCACCATATCATGCAAATGCTGCTGAATATACAGAAAAACAACTTCTTTTAAATGTATCCGCACAACTCAGTCTTACTGGTAAAGGCTATAATAATTATTCTGTACTTTATCTGGAAGGACTTTATGACCCACATGTTGGAAAGATGTATCTAATTGGTTGCAGAGATGTGCGAGCATCGTGGAAGGTCTTGTATCAGAGCTATGATCTTGAGGCTGGAATGGACTGTTTGATTGAGGTGGTTGTCGCTTATCCTCCGACTACAGCTCGGTGGCTAGTCAATCCCACTGCTACAATTTCTATAGAAAGTCAAAGGACTGATGATGACACTCTTAAATTTAATACAATAAAGCTCCAAACCTTTCCAATTATATACAGGAAGCAACGCGAGGATGTCCTCTCAGAAAGAGGTGTTGAAGGGATTCTTCGAATCTTGACACTTTCATTGGCAGTTGGTTGCATTTTAAGCCAACTGTTCTATATAAAGCAAAATGTGGATTCTCTTCCATATATATCTCTTGTTGTGCTAGGTGTTCAAGCTCTTGGGTATAGCATTCCTCTGGTCACAGGTGCAGAAGCTCTTTTCAAGAAAATGGTTTCTGAATCTAATGGTGTATCATCTGGAGAATTAGACAGCAAGTGGTTCCATGTCATTGATTACACGGTGAAACTGCTATTGATTGTATCATTGCTGCTAACTCTGCGGCTTTTTCAGAAGGTGTGGAAGTCTCGCATCAGATTGCAAACGCGTACTACTCATGAGCCACTTTGTGTCCCTAGTGATAAATGGGTGTTTCTCTGTACCTTCACCGTACATCTGGTTGGGTTTGTACTTGTTCTATTAATTCATAGCACAAAAACAAGTCCGACGTCTGTTAGAACAAAGGCATTTGGGACAGAAAGAGAAAATTCTCATTCAGCGCCGGATTGGGCAACAGAATTGGAAGAATATTCAGGTCTTGTCCAAGACTTTTTCCTGTTTCCTCAAGTTATTGGGAATTTAATCTGGCATATCAATTGCAAACCACTCAGAAAGCTATATTTTGTTGGAATCAGTTTTGTCAGACTGCTTCCTCATGCATATGATTACATTCGAGCTCCAGTTCCAAATCCTTACTTTTCTGAGGACTCTGAATTTGTCAATCCAAGTTTTGATTTTTACTCAAAATTTGGAGATATTGCCATTCCTATGATTGCAATTATTCTTGCACTTATGGTCTATGCTCAACAAAGATGGAGCTATGAGAAGCTGAGTCAGATTCTAACATTTGGGCAGTATAAGCTTCTGCCGACTTTCAGATATGAGAGGTTGCCTTCTAACTCTGTTGAAACTGAACTAGTTCCTGGTATCAATGGTGGTGCTGCAAATGAGAAAGAGCAAGTTGATGTAGAATAG
- the LOC130745844 gene encoding pleiotropic drug resistance protein 1-like, translated as MEGSGRYRASNSLRASSSTVWRNSTMDAFSRSSRHEENDEEALKWAALEKLPTYNRMRKGLLATSRGVANEIDITDLGYQQRQKLLDRLIKVAEEDNEKFLLKLKERIDRVGIDIPTIEVRYEHLNIEAEAYVGSRALPTFLNFATNIVESFFTSLYILSRKKKQVTILNDVSGIVKPSRMTLLLGPPSSGKTTLLLALSGKLDPSLKVSGRVTYNGHEMNEFVPQRTAAYISQHDVHIGEMTVRETLSFSARCQGVGSRYDLLTELSRREKEANIKPDPDIDVYMKAAATGGQEASLLVDYVLKILGLDICADTMVGDGMLRGISGGQKKRVTTGEMLVGAAKALFMDEISTGLDSSTTFQIVNSVRQYVHILKGTAVISLLQPAPETYELFDDIILISDGEIVYQGPREYVLQFFEYMGFKCPERKGVADFLQEVTSKKDQEQYWMRRHEPYRFVTVTQFAEAFQSFHVGRRIGEELAIPFDKSKNHPAALTTEKYGVNKKELFKANFSRECLLMKRNSFIYIFKICQLTIMAIITMTLFLRTEMHRDSLNDGGVYSGALFFAIVTIMFNGLAEISMTIVKLPTFYKQRDHLFYPSWAYAIASWILRTPMTFVEVGAWVFLTYYVIGFDPNFGRLLKQYLLLLLVNQMASGLFRAIAALSRNLIVANTFGSIALLTLFTLGGFILSRKNIKDWWIWGYWISPLMYGQNAIMVNEFLGNSWNQLTGNSNKTIGIQVLESRGFSTHAYWYWIGIGAMIGFTFLFNIIYTLALTYLNPFEKPQAIISEESEGNELNGRVLEVELPRFETFGRANAVEGSSHRRKRGMVLPFEPYCITFDEIVYSVDMPKEMKDQGVMDNRLVLLKGVSGSFRPGVLTALMGVSGAGKTTLMDVLAGRKTGGYIDGTIKVSGYTKKQETFARISGYCEQNDIHSPHVTVKESLLYSAWLRLPAEVDSDTRKMFIEEVMELVELNSLRNSLVGLPGVNGLSTEQRKRLTIAVELVANPSIIFMDEPTSGLDARAAAIVMRTVRNTVDTGRTVVCTIHQPSIDIFEAFDELFLMKRGGQEIYVGPLGRHSSHLIKYFESIEGVSKIKDGYNPATWMLEVTASAQELTLGVDFHEIYKSSELYRRNKQLIAELGKPAPGSKDLHFPTQFSQSFWVQCLACLWKQHWSYWRNPPYTAVRFFFTTFIALMFGTIFWDLGGKYSSRQDLYNAIGSMYTAILFIGIQNSASVQPVVAVERTVFYRERVAGMYSALPYAIAQVVIELPYVFAQAASYGVIVYAMIGFEWTVEKFFWYMFFMYSTLCYFTFYGMMAVAITPNHHVASIMAAAFYAIWNLFSGFIVPRPRIPVWWRWYYWACPVAWTIYGLVASQFGNITHIMESENVSVQDFIRSYFGIRHDFVGVCAVVVSGIALLFAFIFAISIKLFNFQQR; from the exons ATGGAGGGAAGCGGTAGATACAGAGCAAGTAACAGTCTCCGAGCGAGCAGTTCTACAGTCTGGAGAAACAGTACAATGGATGCTTTCTCTAGGTCCTCGCGGcatgaagaaaatgatgaagaGGCTCTGAAATGGGCCGCACTTGAGAAACTCCCTACTTACAACCGTATGAGGAAAGGGTTGTTGGCCACATCGCGCGGAGTTGCTAATGAGATTGATATAACTGATCTTGGATATCAGCAAAGGCAGAAACTGTTGGACAGGTTGATCAAGGTAGCTGAAGAGGACAATGAGAAGTTTTTGTTGAAGCTCAAGGAAAGAATTGATAG AGTTGGGATTGATATTCCAACAATTGAAGTACGATATGAGCACCTAAATATTGAGGCAGAGGCTTATGTGGGAAGCAGAGCTTTACCCACTTTCCTGAACTTCGCTACAAATATAGTGGAG AGTTTCTTTACTTCACTCTATATTCTCTCACGCAAGAAGAAACAAGTGACTATTCTTAATGATGTCAGTGGAATCGTGAAGCCTAGTAGGATGACACTGCTTCTAGGTCCTCCAAGTTCTGGAAAGACCACACTCCTTCTGGCATTGTCAGGAAAGCTTGATCCAAGTCTAAAG GTGTCTGGAAGAGTGACTTATAATGGGCATGAAATGAATGAGTTTGTACCTCAGAGAACAGCTGCCTATATCAGCCAGCATGATGTTCACATTGGAGAAATGACTGTGAGGGAAACCTTGTCTTTCTCAGCAAGGTGCCAAGGGGTTGGATCACGTTATG ATTTGTTAACTGAGTTGTCTAGGAGAGAAAAAGAAGCAAACATTAAACCAGACCCGGATATAGATGTCTACATGAAG GCAGCTGCAACTGGAGGCCAGGAGGCAAGTCTGCTTGTAGATTATGTTTTGAAG ATATTGGGGTTGGATATATGTGCTGATACTATGGTGGGGGATGGAATGCTGCGTGGTATTTCTGGAGGACAAAAGAAGAGGGTTACCACAGGGGAAATGCTTGTTGGAGCAGCAAAAGCTCTATTCATGGATGAAATATCCACTGGATTGGACAGTTCCACAACTTTTCAAATTGTGAACTCTGTCAGACAATATGTTCACATTCTCAAGGGAACTGCAGTTATCTCTCTGCTCCAGCCAGCACCGGAGACTTATGAACTTTTTGATGATATCATTCTTATCTCTGATGGTGAAATTGTTTACCAAGGACCTCGTGAATACGTTCTTCAATTTTTTGAATATATGGGTTTTAAATGTCCTGAGAGGAAAGGTGTTGCTGACTTCCTTCAAGAA GTAACTTCAAAAAAGGATCAAGAGCAGTATTGGATGCGCCGACATGAACCATATAGGTTTGTAACTGTTACTCAATTTGCAGAGGCATTTCAGTCATTCCATGTTGGGAGGAGAATCGGAGAAGAGCTTGCAATCCCATTTGACAAGTCTAAGAATCACCCAGCTGCATTAACCACAGAAAAATATGGTGTTAACAAGAAGGAGCTGTTTAAGGCTAACTTCTCAAGAGAGTGCTTGCTTATGAAAAGGAATTCTTTCATATACATTTTCAAGATATGCCAA CTTACAATCATGGCAATAATTACCATGACACTCTTCCTAAGAACTGAAATGCATCGGGATTCCTTGAATGATGGAGGTGTTTATTCTGGTGCACTATTTTTCGCCATAGTAACGATTATGTTCAATGGACTGGCTGAGATTTCAATGACTATTGTAAAGTTGCCTACTTTCTACAAGCAAAGAGACCACCTATTTTATCCTTCATGGGCATATGCCATTGCCTCATGGATCCTCAGGACCCCTATGACATTTGTGGAAGTTGGTGCTTGGGTTTTTCTCACCTACTATGTAATTGGATTTGACCCAAATTTTGGGAG ATTGTTAAAGCAGTACCTTCTGCTATTATTGGTAAATCAAATGGCTTCTGGATTGTTTCGAGCAATTGCAGCACTTAGTAGAAACCTGATTGTGGCCAACACATTTGGTTCCATTGCACTTCTCACACTTTTTACGTTGGGTGGCTTCATTTTGTCCAGAA AGAATATCAAGGACTGGTGGATTTGGGGTTACTGGATTTCACCTTTAATGTACGGGCAAAATGCTATAATGGTGAATGAGTTCCTTGGAAATAGTTGGAACCAG CTTACTGGAAATTCAAATAAGACAATAGGAATTCAAGTTTTGGAGTCACGCGGGTTCTCCACACATGCATATTGGTATTGGATTGGGATTGGCGCGATGATTGGATTTACCTTCCTTTTCAACATTATATACACTCTAGCTCTTACTTACCTCAATC CATTTGAGAAGCCACAAGCAATAATATCTGAAGAATCAGAAGGCAATGAGCTAAATGGCAGAGTTCTAGAAGTTGAATTACCACGCTTTG AAACTTTTGGAAGAGCTAATGCTGTGGAGGGTTCGAGCCACAGGAGGAAAAGAGGAATGGTTCTTCCTTTTGAACCATATTGTATCACATTTGATGAAATCGTGTACTCTGTTGACATGCCAAAA GAAATGAAGGATCAAGGTGTAATGGATAATAGGTTAGTGCTTTTGAAGGGAGTTAGTGGTTCATTCAGGCCTGGTGTTCTCACAGCCTTGATGGGTGTAAGTGGAGCTGGTAAAACTACCTTGATGGATGTTCTAGCTGGTAGGAAAACCGGTGGATATATTGATGGGACCATAAAAGTTTCAGGCTACACTAAAAAGCAAGAAACATTTGCTCGGATCTCTGGCTATTGTGAACAGAATGATATCCACTCTCCTCACGTTACTGTCAAAGAGTCCTTGCTCTACTCAGCATGGCTTCGTTTACCGGCAGAGGTTGATTCAGATACTAGAAAG ATGTTCATCGAGGAAGTCATGGAACTAGTGGAGCTGAACTCACTCAGGAACTCACTTGTTGGTTTGCCCGGTGTGAATGGTCTCTCAACTGAACAGCGCAAGAGACTAACTATTGCAGTTGAATTAGTGGCGAATCCGTCCATAATTTTCATGGATGAGCCTACATCTGGGTTAGATGCTAGAGCTGCTGCTATTGTTATGAGAACTGTGAGGAACACTGTTGACACTGGAAGAACAGTTGTTTGCACTATCCATCAACCAAGTATTGACATATTTGAAGCTTTTGATGAG TTATTCCTAATGAAGCGTGGAGGACAAGAAATATATGTTGGGCCATTGGGTCGTCATTCTAGTCACTTGATCAAGTATTTTGAG AGTATTGAAGGGGTTAGTAAAATCAAAGATGGCTATAATCCAGCAACTTGGATGTTGGAAGTTACAGCTTCAGCACAAGAACTTACTTTAGGTGTTGATTTTCATGAGATATACAAAAGTTCTGAGTTGTATAG GAGAAACAAGCAACTTATAGCAGAACTGGGCAAACCTGCTCCTGGTTCAAAGGATCTTCATTTCCCCACACAATTCTCACAGTCATTTTGGGTCCAATGCTTGGCTTGCTTATGGAAACAGCATTGGTCATACTGGCGTAATCCACCATACACCGCTGTGAGGTTTTTCTTCACTACTTTCATAGCCTTGATGTTTGGAACAATATTCTGGGACCTCGGAGGCAAATA CTCAAGCAGACAGGACTTGTATAATGCCATTGGCTCGATGTATACTGCTATTCTCTTCATTGGGATCCAAAATTCCGCCTCAGTACAACCAGTGGTGGCCGTTGAAAGAACTGTCTTTTATAGAGAAAGAGTTGCCGGAATGTACTCTGCCTTACCTTATGCCATTGCACag GTTGTAATAGAGTTACCATATGTTTTTGCCCAAGCTGCATCATATGGTGTCATAGTTTATGCCATGATTGGATTTGAGTGGACAGTAGAGAAATTCTTCTGGTACATGTTTTTCATGTACTCCACATTGTGCTACTTCACTTTCTACGGCATGATGGCGGTAGCAATTACGCCAAATCACCATGTTGCTTCAATTATGGCTGCTGCATTTTATGCGATTTGGAACCTATTTTCAGGATTTATCGTCCCACGACCT AGAATTCCTGTTTGGTGGAGATGGTACTACTGGGCATGTCCTGTGGCCTGGACCATATATGGGTTGGTTGCATCGCAGTTTGGTAATATAACGCATATAATGGAATCAGAAAATGTGTCAGTTCAAGATTTTATAAGAAGTTATTTTGGTATCAGACATGACTTCGTAGGAGTTTGCGCAGTTGTGGTTTCTGGAATTGCTCTACTCTTTGCTTTTATTTTTGCCATCTCAATTAAGCTCTTCAACTTCCAACAGCGATAG